In Blastocatellia bacterium, the following are encoded in one genomic region:
- a CDS encoding type II toxin-antitoxin system VapC family toxin encodes MRQTVEARYRNGVIEPPAVFPLENVARSSLLCSIFILGGERKLMSDSFDRSSITKQHARREIESFWMESLFSDPQTELRPLSQLVMVEVTSAFYRKWREGKIAQPKLKNMLRSFREAVLRAEWLEQISDSSVQSAVDLTQRRPSRAYAALERATALSRQAALRSSGQAVLFLSADDRLVPAARSEGLQADNPNLH; translated from the coding sequence ATGAGACAAACAGTTGAAGCCCGCTATCGAAACGGCGTCATTGAGCCACCGGCTGTATTCCCACTCGAGAATGTGGCACGGTCGTCCCTACTGTGCTCCATCTTCATTCTTGGTGGCGAGCGTAAGCTCATGAGCGATTCGTTTGACAGAAGCTCCATTACGAAGCAACATGCTCGACGAGAGATAGAATCATTCTGGATGGAGTCGCTTTTCAGTGATCCGCAAACTGAGTTGCGCCCACTCTCTCAACTTGTCATGGTCGAAGTCACATCGGCCTTCTACAGAAAGTGGAGAGAAGGCAAGATCGCCCAGCCCAAGCTGAAAAATATGCTCAGGAGTTTCCGCGAAGCGGTGCTTCGCGCCGAGTGGTTAGAACAAATCAGCGATTCGAGTGTTCAGTCGGCTGTTGATTTGACCCAGCGCCGCCCGTCGCGCGCGTATGCTGCTCTCGAACGGGCTACGGCTCTGTCGCGGCAGGCCGCGCTACGATCCTCAGGCCAGGCCGTTCTTTTTCTTTCTGCCGACGACCGGCTCGTTCCAGCGGCCCGAAGCGAAGGCTTACAGGCCGACAATCCCAATCTCCACTAA
- a CDS encoding alkaline phosphatase family protein, with translation MARQKVHIIGIDGATFRLIDPLIVQGKLPTFKYIIENGVRGVLRSTLPPNSAVAWSSFMTGLNPGKHGVFGFLALAPERDRVVLTNGAHVKAKTLWELASAAQRRVAVLNVPMTYPPRPVNGILVSGMDASFLKNFTYPAEFGDELLERFPNYQIDFPFVQHKTFQAKLRQQLSELIDARKDAMLYLLEKTDPQLFVGVFTCTDRIQHHFWHCMDATHPKHHPAEEETIMADMYEQIDRALALILERMDEETTLLVLSDHGFCGSVERFLVNQWLWQKGWLRPVQRPRMSSWSRVLRAVKRSPRLYELARKVKSAWPGLKHLAVRERVISRSLSDKIDWSATKAYYFPPGIRINLKGREPFGVVEPAQFESLREALIEQLKAVRNERSAPVFDTIWRKEEVYAGPHSDLAPDIILVPSLSHLDARRNFSLGRRMRVQERGQLFVSDGPSGEHAPDGILLGIGRHLKRGFVLDGAQIVDIAPTVLYGLGLPIPTEMDGKPLTDIFTADFLSRTPPTFSSGKTESSVPEWQYDETEEEALRERLRDLGYLS, from the coding sequence ATGGCGAGACAGAAAGTTCACATCATCGGGATTGACGGCGCGACGTTTCGCCTCATTGATCCGCTCATCGTTCAAGGGAAACTGCCGACGTTCAAATACATCATCGAGAATGGCGTGCGCGGCGTGCTGCGCTCGACGCTGCCACCCAACAGCGCCGTCGCTTGGTCTTCGTTCATGACCGGATTGAATCCTGGTAAGCACGGCGTGTTTGGATTCTTGGCGCTCGCGCCTGAACGAGACCGAGTCGTTCTCACGAACGGCGCGCATGTCAAGGCCAAGACGCTCTGGGAACTCGCCAGCGCCGCCCAGCGCCGCGTAGCCGTCCTCAATGTGCCGATGACCTATCCCCCGCGTCCGGTCAATGGCATCCTGGTCAGCGGCATGGACGCTTCGTTTCTGAAGAATTTCACCTATCCGGCTGAGTTCGGAGATGAGCTGCTCGAACGCTTTCCAAACTATCAGATTGACTTCCCGTTCGTTCAGCACAAGACCTTTCAGGCAAAACTCCGGCAACAGTTGTCCGAATTGATTGACGCGCGGAAAGACGCGATGCTCTATCTGCTGGAGAAGACCGATCCCCAACTGTTTGTCGGCGTCTTCACCTGCACCGATCGCATTCAGCACCATTTCTGGCACTGCATGGATGCCACCCACCCCAAACATCATCCAGCGGAAGAAGAAACCATCATGGCCGACATGTATGAGCAGATTGATCGGGCGTTGGCGCTCATCCTGGAGCGCATGGACGAGGAAACGACGCTGTTGGTGCTTTCCGATCACGGCTTCTGTGGGTCGGTCGAGCGGTTTCTGGTCAATCAGTGGCTCTGGCAAAAAGGCTGGCTTCGCCCCGTGCAACGCCCGCGCATGTCCTCTTGGTCGCGCGTGCTGCGCGCGGTGAAGCGAAGCCCACGACTGTACGAGCTGGCCAGGAAGGTCAAGAGCGCCTGGCCAGGTCTTAAACATCTGGCCGTGCGCGAGCGCGTCATCAGCCGGTCGCTCAGCGACAAGATTGATTGGTCGGCGACGAAAGCCTACTACTTTCCACCCGGCATCCGAATCAATCTCAAGGGCCGCGAACCGTTCGGCGTGGTGGAGCCGGCGCAGTTCGAATCATTGCGGGAAGCTCTCATCGAGCAATTGAAGGCAGTTCGGAATGAACGCAGCGCGCCGGTGTTCGACACCATCTGGCGAAAGGAAGAAGTCTACGCCGGCCCGCACTCGGACCTGGCGCCTGATATTATCCTGGTTCCATCTCTGAGCCACCTTGATGCCCGGCGAAATTTCTCGCTCGGTCGGCGCATGAGAGTGCAGGAACGAGGCCAATTGTTCGTGAGCGACGGACCATCAGGCGAACATGCGCCCGATGGCATTCTGCTCGGCATTGGCCGCCATCTGAAGCGAGGCTTTGTGCTCGACGGCGCCCAGATCGTGGACATTGCTCCCACGGTGCTCTATGGCTTGGGTCTGCCAATTCCAACCGAGATGGACGGCAAGCCGTTGACGGACATCTTCACGGCTGATTTCCTCAGCCGCACGCCACCAACGTTTTCAAGCGGAAAGACGGAATCGAGTGTGCCCGAATGGCAGTATGATGAAACGGAGGAAGAAGCCCTACGCGAACGGCTACGGGATTTGGGATATTTGTCATGA